Proteins encoded in a region of the Bubalus bubalis isolate 160015118507 breed Murrah chromosome 9, NDDB_SH_1, whole genome shotgun sequence genome:
- the LOC102411423 gene encoding olfactory receptor 18-like, with protein sequence MYLVTVLGNLLIILAVTSDPRLHTPMYFFLSNLSLVDIGFISTTVPKMIVDIQSHSRAISYGGCLTQVSIFILFACMDCMLLTVMAYDRFVAICHPLHYTVIMNPRLCCSLVLVSFCVSLLDSQVHNVIVLQLTCFKDVEISSFFCDPSQLLNLACSDTFTNNIVSYTIGALTGFLSISGIIFSYFKILVSILRVPSSGGMYKAFATCGSHLAVVCLFYVTALDVYLCSAISQSPRKDAAASVVYTVVTPMLNPFIYSLRNKDIKRALWRFLSSTNSS encoded by the coding sequence ATGTACCTGGTCACCGTGCTGGGGAACCTGCTCATCATATTAGCTGTCACCTCTGACCCccgcctccacacccccatgtacttcttcctctccaacctgtcctTGGTTGACATCGGTTTCATCTCCACCACAGTTCCCAAGATGATTGTGGACATCCAATCTCACAGCAGAGCCATCTCCTACGGAGGCTGCCTCACTCAGGTgtctatttttatcctttttgcgTGTATGGATTGTATGCTTCTtactgtgatggcctatgacaGGTTTGTGGCCATCTGTCACCCACTGCACTACACGGTCATCATGAACCCGCGCCTCTGTTGCTCCTTAGTTTTGGTGTCCTTTTGTGTTAGCCTTTTggactcccaggtgcacaatgtgATTGTGTTACAACTTACCTGTTTCAAGGATGTAGAAATTTCTAGTTTCTTCTGTGACCCTTCTCAACTGCTCAACCTTGCTTGTTCTGATACTTTCACCAATAACATAGTCAGCTATACTATCGGTGCCTTGACTGGTTTTCTCTCTATCTCAGGAATCATTTTCTCTTACTTTAAAATTCTTGTATCCATTCTGAGAGTCCCCTCATCAGGTGGGATGTACAAAGCCTTTGCCACCTGTGGTTCTCATCTGGCagttgtttgcttattttatgtAACAGCCCTGGATGTGTACCTCTGCTCAGCCATCTCACAATCTCCCAGGAAGGATGCAGCAGCCTCGGTGGTGTACACTGTGGtcacccccatgctgaaccccttcatctacagcctgaggaacaaaGACATCAAAAGGGCCTTGTGGAGGTTCCTTAGCAGCACAAACTCATCTTAG